tacatacttactaaacaatataatgtaaactaCTCTCAACAGTGatacagatatatacaaattagAGGATAATGTATGAAGGTACTAGTCCATAATAAATTCACACTATCCATGCATTAAAACAAAAGTGAAAGACACactgaagaaaataatatattcgaaaattattattcaaataaaacttgCAATACTTGtcaccataaaaataatttgaaatgataaaacacaaacaaatttgTTTGCTCATTACTtctgttttaacattttcacaatGTCAGtgtttttttgaacttttttaattgcCGTCAAACTTTTAAATCATAATGGTAAAAAACcgtaatcgttttttttttacgtCACACATCTAAGTATAACGAGAAATGTATGTAGGCttcacaattttgcacaaaaacaattattttattgtgtaccCTAAGGGGtacctaaataatttaatttaccttaaaaattaagtaatcgTGCGCTTGACGGGGTACATGATTgcctgaggtatttatttaagtgtaaGATCAAATTTAActaaccaccaagacaggcaaaaaataaaaatgcaataatgaaattcatagcaacgtgtaccccatcgggtgCACTTTACAACAGCCCAGTATATACCCAATCGGGTACACAACAACAGTTGTGAAGGATCGCGTGTACCCGATGGGGTACAAGCCATCATGAACGTGTTAATTAATAACTAAGGTAGACTAATACAAATAgtgaatacttaaaaaataaaattttaaatttatagaaaaatgtataaattacctttatttaactttaaacatttaattttaacattttcagtgCCAATGTCCATTTTTACAGACATCTGAAAAATGTGTAAGAAGaaccaatatttgtttttaagaacaTCATTAAAATGTGCAAAAGAAGAACCAATGCCTGTTTAAATGGATGtctataacaattataataataaatcaattttaatgcTTTCAATATTACTGATTTTGTAATCATTACAGAATATTTCTGGAATACACTTTTTATTGTATGCATCTccatatttttacttcttttcttTTCTATAATCtggatttttgtaaaataagtccTATTTATATTCATAAGATTATAGACAACAATAACAGTAATTATAGTGGAAAACTTGTTGGAATTAAAAACTCTCTTTCAGTTCAATGACCTTTAGCTTACTTAAGTAAGGTTTTATTATAGCTTGCATATGGATAAAATCATTAATCAATTCATCAAAACATTGTAGACTGTTTTTATGTCTGATTAAATGCAAAGCATTTCCACTCAAATAcatcaaatgtaaataatgtaaatattaaaaaaaaaacttcttagtaagcaattatttttaaaccagcCATTGCTGGTCAAAGCCCTTATGAGAAATGGTCAAATACGTTAAAACAACTATTGTTATGGCTTCTTCTTAGAATCATGCTTGTGAGCGGACCATGCAGGATCGTTGACACAGCCCTTTGCAGTCTACCAATTTGTGTATTTCAACGAGAAGGTACCTTATGCGGTAAATCAATTATATAAGTTCAAttaaacccatgttaaaaattaaagttttatatatactgGTTTAAAAAGTTACACAGCCAAGATAATGATTTTAACAGCTTCATAACATAACCAAAAAGAATCTTTTGAACCGCCcaatcaagaataaaagttaagatggcaGTGTGataacaacttttattcatataattcaaAAAATTCAACACTTAGGGTACCTTTTTCATTGCATCAAAACGAAAagtagaaattattatttgtacattattcaatttatatgtctaaatgcagaaataaacaagctaaattttaatttaactctcATTGTTGTAGTGTTACTAGTTTATTTGTGGTTCAAACTCGGGTGGGTATCTACTTTTTTTATTAGAAAGTAGTAGAATGGTAGGTGATGATGGATTTCCTCTAGAACAATATCTTATGATATACACAAACTTACCTATGTACATTATGGCACATCGCCCTCGTTCAGACAAGCTTGTAATGGCATGACTCATGAGTAAAATAACTTaacttattacaattattttaaagctttgtaaatgttttattatgaatatgaaaaattaaattttaaattttgctgccacccaaacaataaaataagttctTAAGCAatttaaagtagatttttaagaaagaaatgaaataattaagtattttgatCCCAAAGTAACAAAGCTGTAACATTTAATGTAAGTggctgtaaaaatataaaaagactgGCCTGGCTTATTTTGATACAGCATAGGGAATACACCTTGGTACTTTTTGCAGTCTCCTAGAAAAGTGTCTGGCGCTGAAAGTGCACGCACCTATATCTCAGAGACAGcataacaaaattctgaaaagttctgtaaatttcataaaatgtaatcCTTATTGTgtaaccaaattataaaaatagcatACTCATATTTGTTGTCTCAGAATGGAGATTTTCATTTATCTATATTACAGagttaaaattattagaacacTGTGGTAATGAACTTGCTGTTAGTATATAAAGTATCTAATAGATTGTTACAAGAGATCATAATATATTGttctttctaattttaataaatgttgatgATTGCTCTATAATTACACCCGGTAATTATGTTCCAGCCAAAATTCCAGTTGGTCAATATTATTATCTTGCCAAAGGCAAACATCTGGTGGCTAGGAAGGCACAACCTGGGTTGGTGGAGTCTCCTGCACGAAGTTTGTTCCGAGGTCTATGTACAGACTATATACAATCCAGTTACAGTAGAACAGAAATACTGAAACATAGAGTTTAAATTgttgtttagtgataaaaatcattaaaacttaaaatctgcaactcacttttaaatacaaatagtagAACTTATGTTAGAGGGAATGTTTTGCTGAATTGCATATTTATTTTCTGCATTAATTGATTCTGAGAACAAATACTACACCCATAGGAAGTTTATCACAATCAAAAATGCATTGCCACATAGAATTAAATATTCTGGCAGATAATCTACAGAAAACagtgacaaatttttaaaacggacataaaaatattaataaaggatACGTATTGTTTTAAAgacttaaataatttcttatgcatttaaaaagtttttaatcacGTTATGATTGTATGAAAAATGTTGGTAATGATTTTTAATAGATAcgaaaatactaataatatcaaaacaaaacaaaaaaacttgaaataacaCTGAAGCCTGAACTATGAATAGACCGCTCCACTCTCATGACATCAGATGTGACAGGTAAATTCGCCCCAATTTCAAATTTCACTACTTTCAGAGGCTCAAAACTTGCCGTAGCCAGGAGCTGCTAGGAGCCAAGACTTGGCAGAGGCTGAGAGCTCTCAGAACCCAGGAGCTGACAGAAACCAGGGGTCACCACAACTGCTAACGGCTAGAAGCTCATAGCACCCTAAGAGAAGAACTTGCCAGAGGTTAAGAGCTGTCTGAACCTGGGAGCTGCTAAAAACCAGGATGTTCAAGAGCTTCCAGGGATCGGGAGCTCACAGAGGCCAGAAGCTATCAAGAGGGCTGGAAATCCCACAGGTTGAGATTTATAAAGGGCTAAATGCTTCCAATTGCCTAGAGCTACCAGAAACTGGAATCTTCCAGAGGCCAGCAGGTCCCATAGTTTGAATGTTCCAAAGGATGGTAGTTGCCGGAGGCCGATAGCTTATTGTGGCTGAGATCTGTCAAGGCTTGGATCCCCCATAGTTCAAATGATCCCAGAGGCTGGTAGTAGTTGCCAGAGATCAGCTCTTAGAGCCTGAGAGGTCTTGAAGTCTGGGAGCACTCTAAACTGGGAAGGTGACATGGGCCAGGAGCACTCAGAAGCCAgatgttttagagttagtttaatatacattcttgtatttttttaagcaaCCAGGTTGGTCAGTGATGTAAGTTACAATGTACCAATCTTATCCAATCCAAACTTATAATGAAAATGTACCTAAATATTGTGACGTTAGagcaaaaagtaatttaaatacaaaattatgcaGTTTGTTAATCCATAAACTAttaactaaaagtattatttaattgataGGCCATTAACTGTATTAACTTAAAGGGGTGGTTTTTACACTTACCGATAACAAATGGTAGAACAACCTGGAGAATGCCAAAACCGTTAAATAGTGTGACAAAAAACAGTATTATGAGAGCAAACGCCACCACTGTAGTCACCAAAAACCATGGAAAGATCCATGTACGATTGCGctgaaacaaagtaaaaaaatacatgaaataattaTGATTAGCAATTTGTTTTCCTGTATGATAAACAAGTCAGATACAGAGACTGCAGAAACATTTATAGTTTCAGCAAATCCattgttaataattgttaaaaatagatGTGACAAACAATGATTGTAGAAAAATATGTGTATGAATTTTTGTGTGTTCTAGTAAGAATAAATGTAATGTGTATAATAAAGtaccattttaatataatttattacatactaGCAGTTAGCCATGGCTTTACACAGAATTTcgtaggctttacacatgtatgagcacttctggatTAAGTGATTTATATATCCgaagccaatgttgagtttaccttgttgccacaatcaagaaacgtaacaaaatttatatttacggCCACTaaaatttactctggtcttagtattttttgtgccatagttgattttgcttgTTTTCCCAATTAATATATATtagtgcaaaaattaaaaaaaatatatatatacaaaaactaaatagtaaaaatCACTCAAGCTTTAAGATATGTGTATCATATCCTTTGCTAAAGCACTTTGACCCTAACAAAAGCCTTTAGggacttttatatatatacatacatacataaaaataaacagtcaTACTGAGTAATATGCAGTGGCATTTGGGATCAGActtaaaaaagtaaatcaaatttttacaaaactttaattgtaatttacaatgataaaaggataacaggatttcggatatttgccatcattatatgttaaaaatgtataacacaatgttttggagattgaaatctatcctctttgtcaagTGGAATTAAtggtattatattgtattaatatataaaaaaataaagaatagagaaaaaattaaattctcaaaacgttgcattgtacattttgtaacatataaaggtACCAAATTTCCAAAATGCTCTTATCCTttaaaaccttccattgtcaataacaaacattaaacagaATACAACAGTAAGATGTGtacataaaagtaaacatatatatttttggtcAGCATAAACCAAGGAATCTTTCTATGTGatgaaaaattatgattttttagaGGTAGTATTTTGAGGCCATGAAGATAGAAAGTGATGACgccaataaagaaaataatttaatagattaagaacactatttaaaaattgtcattaaataaaatttgactcAAAAACTGTGCATGTACAGCACTTGAAATTGGCTTCTCTGACACTAGGGTATGGAATAGAAGTCAGTGAAGGAGAAAAGGATGGAGTTATCACGCAAAAATTAATAACGGTTTAATAGCAACAATGAACAGTGCTCATTGTAAAGGGCATACACGATACTGTACATTACAGTATACAATGTTTgatcagtcatatttaaatttatatcatctTATGCCTAGACTGGTCAATAAAGACAGAGGAAACAACGCAAcctgtgatttaaaaaaatattatgtgtacagtgtttgatcagtagtgtactgctaatattaatgataaaaagtattatataacttttacttcAGATAGCGCTAATGGTAAAGTCAAATCATTAACATGTTCACGATGACTTGTACCCCATCGAGGCACAGGGAGAAGAAAAATTggaaaaacataatgaaataattgtttttgtgcaaaattgtgaaGCCTACATACATTTCTCGCTATTCTTACACATTtgatgcaaaaaaaaaaaacgattacggtttattgcaattattatttaaaaattcaatggcaaataaaaaagtctggAAAAATGCTGACATTGCATTAAAAAGATTAACATGTTCAGTGATAATGCATtaagaatactttttaaatattgtcattaaatcaaattttacaacaacaaaaaaactgtGCATGTTTACATGTAAGGCTCTTTACATTCTGTAAGGTTTAATAAAGTgttactaaatttgtttattgtttcacTTTAAATACTGATTACAGTATATAATTGTATACACTGTTAAGTTATTTACTATACTTTTCTTTATATAATGTATGTAGAAAAGATTAAAATTGGGGAGAAAaactattttctgttttttaatggATATTTTTGGGTTACCTAAGTCCAAAAAACTGGTAAAAAGTTAATTGATTTCGAATAACTGGTACAGAAGTAAAAGTAAGTTAcctgaaatgtaaaaaaaaccattatctAATCACAATCACGCAGGCTATGCAGTTGTGCAATTGTTGCGGACATTAGTTATTGCTTAGaaacaaagtgaataaaaagaaaCTTCTAACCTTTGAGGTTAGCAACTCTGATAAGAAATTGCTAAGTCTAGTCCAGGGCATGCTTGCTGTTAACTGTTCATTGATAATCTCCCGATATGGCTGCGTTTTTACAAGTACGTTAGCAGGAACAGTATTCTATACATCAGGATATAACAAAGTGCAGAGATTTATTACTAaggtttgaaatgaaaaattgaatttttagctGCTGGGTTCTTAAATCAAACGGATGGATCTCTTTCACTgaggaaacaaataaaaatcctGAGATTTGTTGTGGATCCGggattttatttaagtatttctgAAGATGTACTGCATGGAAAACTGCaaaatatgtaatgaataaaataatttacagaacTCATTAGTGGATCCATTTTCCATCAACCATGCATGAAGTAAATGAGGCAAAAGTTCTTTGACAAAATTTTCGTATGCCTACCGTTTAGAAGTATTTAAATGTACACATGTAGAAATTAATTATGAAGCCCAGTCCATGGTGATGAATATGTAGACAGAAAGGATTTCACAAGCTACAAGCTACGTGTGAGGCCAATTAAAAGTTTAAGTCTGAGTGGCCAGGAAGTTTCACAATGCATGAATTTGGCAAAGAAGCAAATTAGGGGAACTATATTTTGCTTTGATGGATCTGTATGTTTATTCGGTGACTTTGGGAATGGTATATCCCTATAGTTATTTAGCCCATTCAAACCTCCAACTAATGCTgtgaaagaaattttaatttaattcactctCGGGAAAGAGTAATTGTTGAAAGATGTTCCGGTCAGATGAAGACATTTTCCAGTTTTAAGAAACGGTGTCCGAGGTACATTGGAAGAAATACCCCGTGTTATGGTTTGCTATGCTGTACTCCATAACATCGGAAAACATCTCAACAATGTGTTTGATTCACCCAATATTTTGACCCCAGAACTGGCATACAATCCATTTGAATCGAACAGCAACAGTGGGTGTCCTAAGTGAGCTATCGGCACATTCAAGAGATCAAGTCAAGATAGCTGTGCAGTCTAAGGTGCTACTTTAGGACGCAGGAGTCAGCCTTGGAGTTGCAGGTTCGATTCCCCCACCTGACGTAAGGGACTTTTGCAGTCTGGTGTACACTTATGAGAATCATTGGAGAGTCTGTAGTAAAGCCAGTGGGAGGGCCTACCTTAAATTAACAGTGGTTGGCTTGGGTGGAAGTTACAGGATCAGTGATTTCCTTATACCAGACCCAAAATATCCGTTTTGCATTTTTTTCgtctttactaaaaaaaaaaaaaactgacttgatttatgtttattttatgctctacaagGTATTTCTTATCGAATCATGACCATAATAATAccttttaagagttaaaaaaacgATTTATACTGCAATAATGcccaaattataatatttgtaagtcCATACTCAAGGTTGAAAAAAATGAGTCGTAAATATATCTTTTCTAATTATAGGGTTAAAAACACTGattcaaaagtatttttctaGCCTTaactaattataacatttaaaattataaaactgattggttctctaaataaacatttagaaaattacataaaaatacaaacaagcttaaaacaaagaatcacataaaatttttttaaacaatttcttataCTTTAATGAACTACTACACATATTGTAACTCTATTTTGAAAAACAGACGAGGAAGTATAAGAAAAGTTACATAATTTCATAGTTAATCTTAAGAAACCACATTAATTCTACGAGAAAACCACAATATTCCAAATTTGCATCTCTTTTCTTCCTCCCATAGCATGTAATACTCcacatataattgtataaaatatattaagaatacaaATCTCAGCTATATTCCGGTTATATTGTATAACtgtataaaacctaaaaaaatacaaGCTACAAAGATTCTATAAAAATggaattatcattataaattcatgtaaatgattttaatataatcaaaagatttaaatataacaattagtttataatactaacatgtttattataatgttaaattatagTGAATAGCAAAACATTTACATTGATGATCAAGTCAAATGCCATAATCTTCTTATCAGTTAAATCCGCAGAGATCACCTGAGTTTAATtctattatataacataaatgttatcAATAAAGGATGTAATATATACTCATatagtataacaaaatttattattttgttaagctAACATTTTACTATCAAACaacaatgtaacaaataaaatagaaataccaatttacttattttagaAATGTAGGTGAAaccttataaaaatgtacataccaTTTATCAATTCTATCAGTTGAAATTTGGTGTAGAAGCATTTTTCAGATTCAGAGAAAAATAGTgaaaccaaaattgtttaaaaattgttaaaaaagttgGAATGGAAATGAACAGTAATgcactaaaataaatatgttttaatgtaaaactagagtattatttttttattatatagggTGTCTTTATTTTAAAGAGTTTGGAATACCCACCATTAAAAGTGGATCTTATTAAATAGACCTTGTCACcaacttgaaaaaataaacttgttaaaacTCATTTTGTGCTATTCCAGCACTATTAACTACAAGAAAGTGGCAAAGATTGTTTCTAGAAACTAACTCATATcattgtaaacatataataaattggtATCATTTAATCATTCTATTACTTAAGACACAATGCATGCCtccaaagaattttaaaattgcaaagaGGCATTTGAAATGATGAACCAACAGTGCGGGGTGGTGTAGTGTAATATGTAATGAGCTAGGTAAAAAGACTTGTTACCTCTTCCACACCCTTGTAAAGGTAGACACAAAGGTAGAAGTAAGCCACAGCAAACGCAGTAACACAAATCGATAGGATTACCTCACCTGGAaccaaaccaataaaattatgaaaatcttcTAATTCAAAGGTGTTTTAAATACTGCATACTTCACAACAGAAATGTTAtggttttaatttctttccatcCAAAGTACACATAGGTTGTAAACAGCAGTGCTGAAAATTATCAGAATAGGGTAATAACActgtaatgtttaaatttgtataaataaaagtctaTACATAAATTTAAGGTTTACAAGCACCAATTTTTCCACATTGACAATTGTCACCTTCTTAGGGTGTTGGCCTTTGAGGAGTCATCCATCATAGGTAAagttgcatataattttaaagtgtcTTAAGGATTTGAGAAGAATACTATATAACAAAATGCAATTTGGCAGTCCTATTACAGCAGAAAAATGTTTcctacattaatttttttatacaaacttaaattattattattttaaattcataaaatctgctttaacatattattttctaaaatttgagttttgtatGGTTGAAGgtagacaaaaatatattaaggcctcaaaacaaaattttactcaaaaacaaaactatattttattaaaccattaaaaataaattattactcaaaGTTTGATTACATTATATGCTCAAATGTCTGAgaccaaaacaaaataacaaaaaagatatTTTCAGTCGGTGgacagaacattataaaaacaaaataaagatataataaatataaacagttacCATATTACATGTCAAATAATATCATTAAAAGAGGCCCTTGATTAAATTTAGGtcttatttttgtgttattgtttCT
This Homalodisca vitripennis isolate AUS2020 chromosome 3, UT_GWSS_2.1, whole genome shotgun sequence DNA region includes the following protein-coding sequences:
- the LOC124357624 gene encoding uncharacterized protein LOC124357624, encoding MVSFPVLSKGPFSIDLDKSVRYITYIFKGISCGIAVSTIFTILVLIVTSDTTSTSEVILSICVTAFAVAYFYLCVYLYKGVEERNRTWIFPWFLVTTVVAFALIILFFVTLFNGFGILQVVLPFVIVFLFYCNWIVYSLYIDLGTNFVQETPPTQVVPS